Proteins co-encoded in one Anopheles moucheti chromosome X, idAnoMoucSN_F20_07, whole genome shotgun sequence genomic window:
- the LOC128307225 gene encoding uncharacterized protein LOC128307225: MALLHKKSSEIPEDAVRLSEEDAIQYFLSLVKNWENQSEVWPIVYTPGILGAGTVISGFYINNYYRRVLKLANYGRFSSYLPAVALPAIMATVFHSTFVLPDVMLRKEPCPVCLQTRAAAFQGAFAVAYPMMLVPLSSFMFATRHFTYRLPSIVEKPKEVLKLYRKLSGPIMLPVTLMLAFNVALAIFLTGKEFETVYKINFRMLELERQFEDQAAFVDQS; the protein is encoded by the exons ATGGCGCTGTTACATAAAAAGTCTTCAGAAATTCCGGAAGACGCTGTCCGTTTGAGCGAGGAGGATGCAATCCAGTACTTCTTGAGCTTGGTAAAAAATTGGGAAAACCAATCAGAAGTCTGGCCAATCGTTTACACACCTGGGATACTTGGCGCTGGCACGGTAATTTCTGGATTTTACATCAACAATTACTACCGCCGGGTGCTGAAGCTGGCCAATTATGGCAGATTCTCAAGCTATTTGCCAGCGGTTGCGCTACCGGCGATCATGGCCACCGTATTTCACTCTACGTTCGTGCTACCAGATGTAATGCTGCGAAAGGAACCGTGCCCAGTTTGTCTGCAAACACGTGCTGCTGCATTTCAAGGTGCATTTGCAGTAGCATATCCAATGATGCTGGTGCCGCTCTCATCATTTATG TTTGCCACTCGACATTTCACATACCGGCTGCCATCGATTGTGGAGAAACCGAAGGAGGTGTTGAAACTGTATAGGAAATTGTCCGGACCTATTATGCTGCCGGTTACGTTGATGCTTGCATTTAACGTTGCACTGGCCATTTTCTTGACCGGCAAAGAGTTCGAAACGGTTTATAAGATAAACTTCCGGATGCTTGAGCTAGAACGGCAATTTGAGGATCAGGCTGCCTTTGTTGATCAGTCGTAA
- the LOC128307238 gene encoding uncharacterized protein LOC128307238, with protein MQVLLVLCALAVCTSATFDKLFSKKDFDLSGLFDGLFEKEKSHGPPPRPVYGPPPVHHGPPPPVYGPPAPVYGPPAPSYGPPAPAYGPPPVHHAPPPPPPRPVYGPPAPAYHAPPPPPPPPPPPPPPRPVYGPPPVHHAPPPPPPPRPVYGPPAPAYHAPPPPPPPRPVYGPPPVHHAPPPPPPPPPPPPPPRPVYGPPAPVYNPPPPVYHAPAPAPTYNAPPPAPVYNPPPPAPVYQAPVYHAPPPPPPPPPPPPPPPVYSAPAPHPEPIQLLPLQNNPVSFSGASSASVASGSVTDDGYHYGVGHGSGH; from the coding sequence ATGCAGGTCTTACTAGTACTATGTGCACTTGCAGTGTGCACATCAGCCACTTTCGACAAGCTTTTTAGCAAAAAGGACTTCGACCTCAGCGGGCTGTTCGATGGTCTCTTTGAAAAGGAGAAATCGCATGGTCCTCCGCCTCGACCAGTCTACGGTCCACCACCTGTACACCacgggccaccaccaccagtgtACGGGCCGCCCGCACCCGTCTACGGACCGCCCGCACCATCTTACGGGCCGCCCGCACCAGCTTACGGACCCCCACCAGTACATCACGCACCtcctccaccgccaccacgGCCAGTATACGGTCCGCCAGCTCCGGCATATCATGCAcctccgccaccgccgccgccgccaccaccaccaccgccaccgcgcCCAGTCTACGGACCTCCGCCAGTACATCACgcacctccaccaccgccaccaccgcgtccagTGTACGGCCCGCCAGCCCCGGCATATCACGCACCACctccgccaccaccgccacgtCCAGTCTACGGACCCCCGCCGGTACATCACGcacctcctccaccaccaccaccgccaccaccaccaccaccaccgcgtccAGTGTACGGTCCACCTGCCCCGGTCTACAATCCGCCGCCACCGGTGTACCACGCACCTGCGCCCGCTCCTACCTAcaatgcaccaccaccagctccTGTCTACAATCCACCGCCGCCAGCACCAGTATATCAGGCACCGGTATACCATGCACCTCCGCCACCAcctccgccaccaccaccgccaccaccaccaccagtttACAGTGCCCCGGCACCGCATCCTGAACCAATCCAGCTATTGCCGCTACAGAACAATCCTGTCAGCTTTTCTGGCGCCAGCTCAGCCTCAGTTGCTTCCGGTTCTGTTACCGATGATGGCTATCACTATGGCGTTGGTCATGGTTCTGGTCACTAA